The genomic segment TCTCTCACCTGTGCATAGGATTTTTTGCAACCTCACACTCTGTCCCTACAGGACAGTGTGAGATATGATTTTGTTTCCCTCATCTACGCATTCTGGATGAATACAGGTGTTAAGCTAATGTCTGGTCCCAGATTTCAGACTTCAGCTATGCAGGAGTGGAGGTGATCCTGACGGATGAGGTGGTTCTACTGAAGTACAACCTGCTTTATGGGCGTATCTAATAACGCATGGCAATCCATTTACTCATTAAAGTTAAGAAACATCATTTTAGGTGACAAAATTTCTGATAAGCTATTTCGGATGACACAAGGCGTTCTGGGAGACTGCTGTCCACCGGTTTAAATATAATGTCAAACCAATCAAGTGTTCCCTAGTTGTGATCACTTGATTGCAACAAGGGAACACATGCCTTACAATTTTCATCCAATTGGTATTATCTCTATTATATCCACCTTTAACATGCTCTGGTAGTGACAAAAATCCATTATATCAAAGTGTTCGTGCCATTATCCTGTCCATACAAAAGCATTAAATTAGGTTTTTAGATGTGCAGCATAGCTCATGTAAAATCTTAAAACCCAACAAGACCAATCATGTCATAACTGTGACCAAAGAATTCCACCCACAAGACATTAGCTCACGGTAGGATACTGCTGGGATTATTCATAGGGATATTGATTATATTGTCAATTTTTATTTCgtaattttgtaattatgtccattgctttttgttttcctaaataatTCTACAGGACAAAAAAAGGAGAGTGCAAATAAATCAAAGGTATGTTGAAATTACTTTGTAACTACTGTTGGAATACTTTGCAATTATTTGCTGATTTactggttgttttttattttatttaagttcaaaattgggaaaataaactcagattttttttaaaagtttgctagtctttagaaatgaaaattagaattgtaaatgttttaaaaatgacagtaaaattaCAGTGCCCAATTGGACATCTTCAAGTTGATCTGATTAacagtttaatatttatgtgTCTGTGCTTTCTTTCTTAAGGCAAGTTTTGACAATGAAGACTCGGACATGAATGATGATAGCGGAGAACAAAGCAAAGAAGGTAAAACCATTTGTATGACAAACTTTGTTAGAAGCAGGAGCGCCGCCAGaaatcttgggccccatgacaaaaaatttaattgggcCCCCCCGGTGCATCTGGTGTTACAATTTCTTGAGTCTATTTGACCCATAAAAGACTTCAAATTCCAAAGGCTTGCAACTGCTTTGCGTTCTTTGGTCCCAGAATGATACAAGCACAAAATTTACTGCTaatgaattttacatgcaaaagTCCACATGATGTAAGCAAATAGGttgcttaatttattttgttagttttagctTATGGAAAGGTCTCTACCCATGAGCAACAATCACAAGCattgtgcaaaatatacataaaacaatggagacttttaaaaaatgccatgtagttgcatttcatttcagttgcaGTAAATAACttgaacaaaaaatacattttctacatatttttttaaagcagtcaCCACATTGTGACACTTTAttttgagacaaataatctgtgggaaaaaaatctacctcctccacctcctccctgaactACTGCTGCTGGCTAAAGTAATGCAACTTTCTGGCagaaaataaccaatcagaacgaggaggagggtcttagcgctgtcaatcaacctcactCACTGCTGTGCTAACgttggagaaacaacttattgttacaggaaaaccactTATCTGCCATCATTGATATTGATattataaaatgactttttccaAGCCAATAATATCCAGAGAGCGACTTGAGATCATTTTGACATGCCTGTATTCTTTCTGGAATATTTCTGACTGGTCAACTCAGAGACTAAATCTAAAGGCACCGATGTGAGGCCAACACGTGTCCTGTCATAAGGATATAAGGcattttggggtttgttttgaCATGAATCCACCAGCTGCATGCGTAACCACGCGTAATGTATGCGCCTTTGCTGCATCAAAGTCAGGCTCTGTACGCCTTCATGCGTAACGGTGTTTACAAGCCTTTTTTTCACCAACGGAAAGCCACTTTGTCAGAACCTATCAAAACTGGATGTATTTCCTCAGCAGAATTTCACAACTCACAGGAGTGAATGAATATGGCCGTAAGAGCTGACAAGTTTTGGACTTTAGAATACTGGAAACTTTTTGTCGTCCGCTGCTACAGTCAGAGCGATGGGGTTAGAGTGTACCAAAGAGCAAGAATGGGGGGCCGAGGCAATGGTGGCACGGGAGGAATGTGGGGTGGTTCGAAGGAGAGAAGGGAGGGGGGGTAAGCCTAGAGGGGGTTAGCACATTGTTAGAAGGGGGGCGAAGAAGGAGGGGTGCGTGGGGGAATGGAAAGAATTTGAGTGGTGGGCTAGATTAAGAGATTAAAGAGACCAAGCTTTTGCATGTACTCCAAATTGTTCAagaacagcagctgatttaatTTGGGTATACCTTTCCATCCGGTTTTGGTGATTTAGGGGGCGAGGGATTAATTCATTCAATGCTAGTGAAATGGtggtctgtagctaagctaattatgctaaatggttgacAATCTCACACGGCCTACTCACCTCATTTggagaaaaactattttacaaattaacacTCTTgacttttctctctctattttgtaattcttattttttttggaaaagtttactttattaattttcttgGCGGCATAATAACTGCCACAGTCGTTCTTGTCTTGTTCTGACTGCTCCTGAACACCTTCAACTATgtcatgcagatccagggggaCAGTTCAGTGCAAATATGAATGTGTGATTTTTGGTCTAGGATgagtaacatttaatttttaatgctaagacaattaaacaaacacacacaatatgattacatttgtaattaacatttgtaattaacatttttttctgtttctatgaaCACAAAAATATACGTATTTTATGGGAGGGCCCCCTGTCGGTCAGGGCCCTTGGAATTGTCATGACTTTCACCCCCCTATTGCTGGGTTATAAATGTAACAAGTCTCTTTCTTTTATCTCTCAGTGggacaaaagaagaagagtgGAACTGAAACTAGAGTAATGTTTGGAATTtgtagcagaatatttaaatcCTAAACAGTAAAAAGACAGATTCTTACCgtaatatttatacatttttgttatagggacatgttgatgttaaaggCTCACAGATGAATGatgaagatggaggaaaaaagtcTGGAATCAACATTGTTTCTTGCCAACCAAGCCAGAAAAGCAAAATTCTACAACATCAATCCACACAACCTCCCACTGTGTCTGGTATATTATCACTTgtcatgtgtttattttaattttgctgtcataaataacttttgataaatctagaaaaaaaatgtttgtttatgcagGTACCCTTAATATCAATGGATCAAAAGAAAAGGtagatgtttatttgtaattatttttgcttactGTTTTGATcttaatgaaattaattttaatcctTGTATTCTTTGTAGCCATTATGCAGTtcttctgaagaagaaaaacaaatacttctAAAAGAGACTGGAATGCTGTTTGAAAGGCTTGAACTTCAGGACAAATTTCAAACAAAGTTGTCACCAGCAGAATTTCTTCAAATAGGTCCACCAATCAAGCAGACCAATGAAATTTACGGAAACAATCTAGcttatgcttttcttcagagattAATGATGTTAGATTATAGAGCCAGATACATCCCTGTTCAACAAATAACTTTAGATGTAAGCGATTCAGAAGCTCTTCAAGTATCCAAAAGCAGTGACACAGAAAAAGGTGACTTTGATGCTCTTTATAGCACTAACACAGAGTCAGATcagtcaaataataataataatcatgtgCATCCAATGGATGTTCAAATGGCAGTATTTCACTGCTCAGACAGCTtccttaaacagaaaataatcacaaaGTTGTCACAGTGTCAGTATGCTTTACCACTGCTTGTTCCTGATCTTCTCTCAACAAATATTGAGTGTCCTTTGTGGACATTCagacaaataacaaaaacatggaaaataagcacaaacaaagaaaacaaaaccactgtCACCATGAAAAGCATGCCAATCTACAAAGCTGACACTCCCATGGTTTCATTTTTCCGACTGGGCTCCATGTCTTTGTCCAAATCTCAGCTGATGAATGCCTTGATCAACGACCGCCACGACACATTCTTCCACAGAAACTGTAAAGGCAGCACCAAATCTCGTTATTTGATGGATGGCGTGGCAGAGATTGCCTGGTACTGccctgctggaaaagacaatgATTTCTTTACTGACTGCATTGCCTTCTGTAATCTTCATGGAGATTCTCTAGCAAATGTAAAACAGCGTGAAATCCTGACTGAAATGTCATCAGTCATTGTTGTTCTTGTGCCAACTCTGGAAAAATGCCATGAAAGCAGTGCAGTTATAGAGACACTGTACAAGTCTTCAAAGCCTCTAATCATCCTCAGTGCAGACAATGACTGTCCTGCAGTTCAGATGAaaccacaaaaatacaaactgggTCTGAAAGAAAGAAGTCAGTCGGATGTTTCTGAAGAACtaaaaaagattataaaaagcCTTTTGTCTGGACCCCACACATCCTTCAGGCTGGAGACTATGGCCAAAATCTCTGGGGTCAAAGTGGATGAAGATCAGAAAGTCTGCCAGAATGGGAAATCTGCGGCAATGGAAATAATTGAATTGATTGAAAGGATGGACATTGCCAAAATCAAAGATACATTTCTTCCATGCCAAGGTCAACTTTGGTCCAACTGGTGCAAAATCAATAAAGAGTTGCATCATCTAAAGGGAgagattgaaaaagaaaagggcCAGAAGAGTCATCAGCTAATGAAACTACGAGAGAAACAGTGTAAAGTGTCTAATGTATCCAATAGTAAACTGATGAGGTTGTTCACTCAGAGCCTCCAGAGTTTGCCTCCAAAAGAAAGAGAATATTTCTTGACATGGACTCAGATCCTTATAGATGCCCTCTCCACAGATGATCTCTCTTCAATTCTCCAAAATTATGATGAAACCTGGTCAGAGATCTTGgtcttgaaaaataaacatgacaaatctgctcaattaaaacacaaacaaacggAGCTTGAACTGTTGTCACAAAAGCTTCAATCAGCAACCTTTGGTCTGGAACACATCTTCAGAGAGATGGGACAGATCTATGAAGCCCATAAATCTTTGAAGAAACCATTGCTGTACCAACAACATGATTGGACCAAATACCCTGAGCTGGCTGCAGATCTGATGATATCAGGACACCCAATGGAGTTGATGGATGGGGATGCAGGCCATGTGCCTTTAATATGGATTTCTAATCTTTTACAGGAAGTCATCAAGAAACTTGGTGACCCGAGAGTTTTTGTGCTGTCAGTTCTGGGTGTACAAAGTAGCGGAAAGTCAACGATGCTGAATGCCATGTTTGGCCTGCAGTTTGCAGTCAGTGCTGGAAGGTGCACCAAGGGTGCCTACATGCAACTGGTTAAGCTGTCGGAGGAAAACAAGGATAGATACCAGTTTGACTACATTCTAGTTGTAGACACTGAAGGACTGCGTGCTCTTGAGTTAGCAGATAATGCTACCCTTCATCATGACAATGAActtgcaacatttgttgttggTCTGGGGAACATGACACTGATCAACATCTTTGGTGAAAATACAGCTGAGATGAAAGATGTCCTACAAATTGTTGTGCAGGCTTTCATGAGGATGAAGAAAGTCAAACTTTCTCCAAGTTGTGTGTTTGTCCATCAGAATGTCACAGATAttacagcagcagagaaaaacatggaTGGAAAAAGACGTTTGCAGGAAAAACTGGACAAGATGGCTCAACTTGCTGCCAAAGAGGAAGTGTGTGATGTTGAGTGCTTCAGTGATGTCATCGCGTTTGATGTGCAAAAAGATGTGAAATACTTTGCTCAGCTGTGGGAGGGAAGTCCACCAATGGCTCCTCCAAATCCAGGTTACAGTGAGAGCATCCAAGAACTCAAGTCCATTATCTTGTCTAAAGCCAAACAGTCTACTGCAATCACTCTGTCACATTTCAGCACCAAAATTCAAGACCTGTGGAACGCTTTGATGAATGaacactttgtttttagtttcaaaaatacaaagGAAATTGCAGTTTATAGAAAACTGGAGGTCCAATATGGGAACTGGACTTGGGCCCTGAGGAGTGAGATGCTGAATATTGAAAACCAACTTTATCCCAGAATTGAAAAGGGCCAACTGGACAAAGTTGAGCTCAGTTACCTTAATAAAGAAATGGCTAAAACATATGAAGAAGTAACAAAAAGTATGACGGCTTACTTTGAAgatgacaaagacaaagaaatgttGGTTCAATGGCGGGGCCGATTTGAGAACaaaatcaaagtgtttcaaGAGGAACTTGTGAGAggagtgaaaagaaaactggatgAAGTAATTCAGCAAAATAATGCTAGAAAAATGCTTGACAAGAAGAAGacagagtttgaaaacaacCTACTCCAGAAGAGCAAAGAGCTTGCTCATGAGTCAAAAGCAATGGCAGAAAAGGAAGAGGACCtgaaaaaacaattcaacactGTTTGGAGTCACTGGGTTAAGGAATTAACCTCGGATACAAAACCCATCGAGAACATAAGCTTGGAGGAGGATCAGCAACTTGTCCTTCAAGATCTTGGTGTAGAATGGGGACTCATTGATGAGTCAAGAAGAAGTAAGAGATACAAAAATCTGTCAGTACGTGGTGATTATTCTGATTACATAACCCAAAAGAAGTATCCAAACATCAATGAGGAAAGCCAACAGTCTCAGGAAAACAAgagagaagaagacaaagacaCATGTGGACGAGTCAAAGCTTTAGTTCACAAATTCCAAAATTCCAAAAATTGTAGTAGCATCGATGCTTTTGAAATTTCatcaacaacacaacaacatGAAGAACGTAAGCCAGAGAATCTTTTTCAGTATGAAGATCAGGAACTGATCAGATCATTTATTAATGAGgttgaacaaaaatgtcttgAGGCCATTAAGAGCAAACCTGTTACAACAAGAGGTTACACGCCAACCTACTTGCAGGAACTTGCCAAAATTGTCAAAGAAAGAGTGACAGAGTTTGAATCATTAAAGAAATTTCGATTCAAGAAGGATTTTACAGTTGACCTTTCTCTGTATGTGTTTGATAGGGCAGAAGGTTGGCTCTTAAACGCCCACAAGATCTACAGAGACAACAATGATGCACTGACTTATTTGGACAACAAGAAAAATGAGTACTACAACATTTTCAGAAGCTTCTGCAAAGGAAGTTCATCTGCTGTGGTGTTTGGagaaattatttgtggaaaacttAAAGTCTCTGCCGCTGAAGCCGTATGTAACAAGACTGGAGTTGATATTGCTGGCGAGATGAGGTCCAATTTCCCAGCATTCAGTGAGAACAGACTGAATTTAGAGAAGCATGTGTTAGCATCTCTGGCAGAGAAAGAAGACTTTAGCAGATTCACCACCTACATCAGAAATCCAAGAGCTCAAGTAGAGGCTTTCATCAAAGAAGAAGTAAAGAAATACATGTTCACGACGCAGAAAGTTAAAGCCCAGACtatccttaaaaaaaatgtagaagacATCACCAGAGTCATCAGTCAGGCTTTGTTTGAGGCAACAAAGCCTGATGGAAAAGGAAACATAGAAATGTGGGTGGAGGAATTTTCTAGTAAACTGAAGCCAGAGTTGACTCTTGACACCATTAGTTGTCAAAACTTCAGTGACATAAACAATTTTGAATTTCTCAAAGAAGAGATAGAGAAAGGTCTGAAAAGCATCACAACAGAGATGAGCAAACTCTCCCTGGAAAAAGTGAATGACTGCAGGCAGAAGCCTGATCAGATCCTGATTGATCAGCTGTGCAAGTGCTGCTGGGAAAGGTGTCCATTCTGTGCCGCTGTTTGCACAAACACTTTGAAGGACCACAGTCCTGAGAAGCACAGGGTTCCTTTTCATCGACCCTCTGGAGTCAAAGGTTGGCATGTAAGAGGAACAGTTGAGCTGGTCATTGATTTCTGTACCACGTTAGTCGCAAGTGACAGACGCTTTTACCCTGATGCTGACTCGGAGGAGGCTGTTCCTTTTAAACAGTATCCAACTGCAGGAGAAAAGTTTGCTTCTTGGAGCATTACAGCTGATGCCTCCATGCTGGCCTACTGGAAATGGTTCATCTGCCACTTTCAAAAGCAAATAGAAGGCTActataaaatgaaatttcagGGTAGTGGAGAAATTCCTCAGCAATGGAAAAACTTCAGTAAGAAGGATGCCATTGAAAGTTTGAATGAAATGTGTAGTTTGTGAAGAAACTGGAGGTGTTCATAGAAACTAATCAAGTTGTGAGTTTGAGCAGTAATTGTGACGTTCAAAGCtcttcaaaatgaataaatgatcatttattaCCTTTGGTTTGTACATCCTGAATGAGTTATATTTGAAGGATAACTGAAATGGCTTCAAACAGCtatatgttttactttatattatttttcagtcttattgtttttttttcgttattctgattattttttaatcaccaaAAGGTCTTATTTAGGAAATAAGCATTGAAATATCGAATGACTCTTGATTTGCGTTACAGTATGTAAATTTTATACATGTATGGTAAAATTCAAAtcttaattcatattttttaagcCCAATTACAATCATATTGATCCAGTAGATAAATACCTTAAAATAAACCACATGTGAATTTCATGAACtagatgttttttgtaaatgacCAACAATTTAGGCCCTCCCCCTccctattttttcatttaagttcAAACTTTGCTGTTAAACTAATTTGTTAAGCAACTCAATATTCTTCctccatatttctttttagggttttttttatttctttagtaaTTCTTTGGTTTATTCcctgtaaatttgtttttctctaaataaactCGAAGTTTTGTAATAGAAGAtgataatgtaaaaaatgtaaccACCCTTGAAGTAAATGAAATAAGCATACTTCTTTGACATATCACatcatttataataaatattataagaTTTAACATGACAGATAACACAAATGATGCAAAACACTGTTTCACCAGTAAAAgttatgtttgattttaacttGTATTAAATTCACTAAAATGCTcctgatttcttttcttcacctcttcaaaataaataaaggaaataaacaaagatgtgaaaacaaatgagttaaatgttttgaatcaaatTAGGGAGAATCCATTCTCACCAACATTGTCTGTTCCAGGAGTTCTCAGGTCGTTTACGGTAAGATCCATGTTTCATGTAAAAGAGTGAACTACTTTTAATGATGCATGTTTAGTACAATTCCTGCACCTTTATCAAAAACTTTACCTTTAATTTGTTTCGCTTCAAATGTATTActgtctgttctttttttaatttttttctatatatatttattatattttcagaatataacatacataaatcaaacatgagagtataagtaaatatatatacacatattcACACAGACTTATACTGTATACGCATGGATATGATTTGCTGTCTGTTCTTTAAACATATATCTATGGGTTTCTTAGCAGATCTTCAAGTGTGTCAGATTGAACATTCCCCATGACAGTAATTATAGATAATGAGGTAAACATGAACAGTTGGAATAAGAACTTCATATTCACCAATAAGTTCCTCTTCAAGCATGTCCATGGAGTTTCCACACAATCTAAAATagaaattatgtattttatttacaaactaaaaatgaaacacaaacaaaaatttctaCATGGTTTAATATTATCAGGAACAAGAGTCTCTGTGTGCTTGGGGTTTGTTTAGAAAGACTTCCTGTCCTATCATGTTTCTTCTCTGCAGAAGTTTGTGGATTTTACACTTTACATGATGCCACCACCCAGTGGTCTTTCAGCTGCACAGAAAAAGCtccaatttaatttaaaatttgttttttgcttttgttttattttaataaacaaaaaaatgtgtagcTGCAAAATTCTACTCATGTTTTGGCCATACTATATGCATGAGTCTttggaagttttatttttggggcctgccccatagcaatgcataaggagagcagtgactgacttgcgaagcaagtcagtcactgcctccatgcattgcatggcaggcacctattgttctacacccaatagaacgcctctttattcttaacttcttcttccgcggacattaatgcggctcgtaccgctgcgagcccacccacaaaagtggtatcaaaacgtgcggctcgttcccgggaagggagctattacttttggtgggatttggagttaccatggcgacgtaaaaagcaaaaaacgaccccaaaatcactaacgagctcaccaggtgcaagtctcgtcgtcaaggggacgaggcaaccagtaaatcctgaaaataccctatttttgaggattttctgtgtcgtcataacttcatgtagaaacgccattcaaacttcattttgtagatacgtccgtgatctcttttaaagtgaagacagcacgtcaatatgtattatggtttgtccacaacttctttctaagcgacccaaagtttttgatttttggaaaaatcagagtgtgaaggccgctccgctagagtgagagtcagagcgacattttgaccccaaatcattttttaactcgccctcacgctcacaaatattgcatgattggtatcaaacttggtcatgacattgatacgtgcctgctcggtcaaatgttttcaaaattatctatcgctacagttttctctccaggtgcttcagagcaaagtcatgcgccagggtagcagacagatctcactgattcacttccatgtatttctgaaaaattacagaccttggcacacacttttttatctcgctgttaatactgtgagtgaggtagagatatgaatggcgggactatgtgagacgacaaatagccctctcatatgcttcaaaacggttttcgaatatgtattacggttcccgagcacggaaacagtttttgcaatgctttttagtcaaactggctggctcaaacagagaattgtctccccctggatgtctcactcacagctggcagagaggattatttaccatggcaacggaacccagagcagggagagctgctgagaactacaaatacgcatcactgtagttcgaactactagttcagttaaaacagaggaggactgagctggcctttagaaaaacttgctgctatgggctgtatataactaatttaaccctgtcactgttacacatgggatgagtctagccctttgaaatgaagcttactgaaaatttcaaaataaaagcccttgaaaatttttacatcaggtcattgcttttttgagcgttatatgactgatttaatccaatgactgttacacatgggatgactttgaccctttcaaatgaagcttaacaaaaatttcaaaataaaagccttgggaatttttacatcatgtaattgctcttttggctttatgtgactg from the Gambusia affinis linkage group LG19, SWU_Gaff_1.0, whole genome shotgun sequence genome contains:
- the LOC122822177 gene encoding interferon-induced very large GTPase 1-like isoform X1, with protein sequence MNSHDAQHLENSDKKVQDGIENMSASNAVNPELTLILFGNRNSIEIGSKNILLDHDQEKYEKEFSSRLYDLLGRQISVVNMLGFPSIDTIPEIPEVHIFILLISNDQQENQYTSGLQWLEKTLGKEHSSYVMTVVTHNDSDEICESELQKLKAKSSFSEKRYHTCTRSMTDTNEIISLLKKIDAMVFESRRMTEGNKINLDETLRIDEETESDNEFQDAVESLNEDDNCISSLVEVNPGQCQSTEKGQKKESANKSKASFDNEDSDMNDDSGEQSKEVGQKKKSGTETRGHVDVKGSQMNDEDGGKKSGINIVSCQPSQKSKILQHQSTQPPTVSGTLNINGSKEKPLCSSSEEEKQILLKETGMLFERLELQDKFQTKLSPAEFLQIGPPIKQTNEIYGNNLAYAFLQRLMMLDYRARYIPVQQITLDVSDSEALQVSKSSDTEKGDFDALYSTNTESDQSNNNNNHVHPMDVQMAVFHCSDSFLKQKIITKLSQCQYALPLLVPDLLSTNIECPLWTFRQITKTWKISTNKENKTTVTMKSMPIYKADTPMVSFFRLGSMSLSKSQLMNALINDRHDTFFHRNCKGSTKSRYLMDGVAEIAWYCPAGKDNDFFTDCIAFCNLHGDSLANVKQREILTEMSSVIVVLVPTLEKCHESSAVIETLYKSSKPLIILSADNDCPAVQMKPQKYKLGLKERSQSDVSEELKKIIKSLLSGPHTSFRLETMAKISGVKVDEDQKVCQNGKSAAMEIIELIERMDIAKIKDTFLPCQGQLWSNWCKINKELHHLKGEIEKEKGQKSHQLMKLREKQCKVSNVSNSKLMRLFTQSLQSLPPKEREYFLTWTQILIDALSTDDLSSILQNYDETWSEILVLKNKHDKSAQLKHKQTELELLSQKLQSATFGLEHIFREMGQIYEAHKSLKKPLLYQQHDWTKYPELAADLMISGHPMELMDGDAGHVPLIWISNLLQEVIKKLGDPRVFVLSVLGVQSSGKSTMLNAMFGLQFAVSAGRCTKGAYMQLVKLSEENKDRYQFDYILVVDTEGLRALELADNATLHHDNELATFVVGLGNMTLINIFGENTAEMKDVLQIVVQAFMRMKKVKLSPSCVFVHQNVTDITAAEKNMDGKRRLQEKLDKMAQLAAKEEVCDVECFSDVIAFDVQKDVKYFAQLWEGSPPMAPPNPGYSESIQELKSIILSKAKQSTAITLSHFSTKIQDLWNALMNEHFVFSFKNTKEIAVYRKLEVQYGNWTWALRSEMLNIENQLYPRIEKGQLDKVELSYLNKEMAKTYEEVTKSMTAYFEDDKDKEMLVQWRGRFENKIKVFQEELVRGVKRKLDEVIQQNNARKMLDKKKTEFENNLLQKSKELAHESKAMAEKEEDLKKQFNTVWSHWVKELTSDTKPIENISLEEDQQLVLQDLGVEWGLIDESRRSKRYKNLSVRGDYSDYITQKKYPNINEESQQSQENKREEDKDTCGRVKALVHKFQNSKNCSSIDAFEISSTTQQHEERKPENLFQYEDQELIRSFINEVEQKCLEAIKSKPVTTRGYTPTYLQELAKIVKERVTEFESLKKFRFKKDFTVDLSLYVFDRAEGWLLNAHKIYRDNNDALTYLDNKKNEYYNIFRSFCKGSSSAVVFGEIICGKLKVSAAEAVCNKTGVDIAGEMRSNFPAFSENRLNLEKHVLASLAEKEDFSRFTTYIRNPRAQVEAFIKEEVKKYMFTTQKVKAQTILKKNVEDITRVISQALFEATKPDGKGNIEMWVEEFSSKLKPELTLDTISCQNFSDINNFEFLKEEIEKGLKSITTEMSKLSLEKVNDCRQKPDQILIDQLCKCCWERCPFCAAVCTNTLKDHSPEKHRVPFHRPSGVKGWHVRGTVELVIDFCTTLVASDRRFYPDADSEEAVPFKQYPTAGEKFASWSITADASMLAYWKWFICHFQKQIEGYYKMKFQGSGEIPQQWKNFSKKDAIESLNEMCSL
- the LOC122822177 gene encoding interferon-induced very large GTPase 1-like isoform X3 — its product is MNSHDAQHLENSDKKVQDGIENMSASNADEETESDNEFQDAVESLNEDDNCISSLVEVNPGQCQSTEKGQKKESANKSKASFDNEDSDMNDDSGEQSKEVGQKKKSGTETRGHVDVKGSQMNDEDGGKKSGINIVSCQPSQKSKILQHQSTQPPTVSGTLNINGSKEKPLCSSSEEEKQILLKETGMLFERLELQDKFQTKLSPAEFLQIGPPIKQTNEIYGNNLAYAFLQRLMMLDYRARYIPVQQITLDVSDSEALQVSKSSDTEKGDFDALYSTNTESDQSNNNNNHVHPMDVQMAVFHCSDSFLKQKIITKLSQCQYALPLLVPDLLSTNIECPLWTFRQITKTWKISTNKENKTTVTMKSMPIYKADTPMVSFFRLGSMSLSKSQLMNALINDRHDTFFHRNCKGSTKSRYLMDGVAEIAWYCPAGKDNDFFTDCIAFCNLHGDSLANVKQREILTEMSSVIVVLVPTLEKCHESSAVIETLYKSSKPLIILSADNDCPAVQMKPQKYKLGLKERSQSDVSEELKKIIKSLLSGPHTSFRLETMAKISGVKVDEDQKVCQNGKSAAMEIIELIERMDIAKIKDTFLPCQGQLWSNWCKINKELHHLKGEIEKEKGQKSHQLMKLREKQCKVSNVSNSKLMRLFTQSLQSLPPKEREYFLTWTQILIDALSTDDLSSILQNYDETWSEILVLKNKHDKSAQLKHKQTELELLSQKLQSATFGLEHIFREMGQIYEAHKSLKKPLLYQQHDWTKYPELAADLMISGHPMELMDGDAGHVPLIWISNLLQEVIKKLGDPRVFVLSVLGVQSSGKSTMLNAMFGLQFAVSAGRCTKGAYMQLVKLSEENKDRYQFDYILVVDTEGLRALELADNATLHHDNELATFVVGLGNMTLINIFGENTAEMKDVLQIVVQAFMRMKKVKLSPSCVFVHQNVTDITAAEKNMDGKRRLQEKLDKMAQLAAKEEVCDVECFSDVIAFDVQKDVKYFAQLWEGSPPMAPPNPGYSESIQELKSIILSKAKQSTAITLSHFSTKIQDLWNALMNEHFVFSFKNTKEIAVYRKLEVQYGNWTWALRSEMLNIENQLYPRIEKGQLDKVELSYLNKEMAKTYEEVTKSMTAYFEDDKDKEMLVQWRGRFENKIKVFQEELVRGVKRKLDEVIQQNNARKMLDKKKTEFENNLLQKSKELAHESKAMAEKEEDLKKQFNTVWSHWVKELTSDTKPIENISLEEDQQLVLQDLGVEWGLIDESRRSKRYKNLSVRGDYSDYITQKKYPNINEESQQSQENKREEDKDTCGRVKALVHKFQNSKNCSSIDAFEISSTTQQHEERKPENLFQYEDQELIRSFINEVEQKCLEAIKSKPVTTRGYTPTYLQELAKIVKERVTEFESLKKFRFKKDFTVDLSLYVFDRAEGWLLNAHKIYRDNNDALTYLDNKKNEYYNIFRSFCKGSSSAVVFGEIICGKLKVSAAEAVCNKTGVDIAGEMRSNFPAFSENRLNLEKHVLASLAEKEDFSRFTTYIRNPRAQVEAFIKEEVKKYMFTTQKVKAQTILKKNVEDITRVISQALFEATKPDGKGNIEMWVEEFSSKLKPELTLDTISCQNFSDINNFEFLKEEIEKGLKSITTEMSKLSLEKVNDCRQKPDQILIDQLCKCCWERCPFCAAVCTNTLKDHSPEKHRVPFHRPSGVKGWHVRGTVELVIDFCTTLVASDRRFYPDADSEEAVPFKQYPTAGEKFASWSITADASMLAYWKWFICHFQKQIEGYYKMKFQGSGEIPQQWKNFSKKDAIESLNEMCSL